One window from the genome of Paracoccus zhejiangensis encodes:
- the coaD gene encoding pantetheine-phosphate adenylyltransferase, whose protein sequence is MRIGLYPGTFDPITLGHIDIIQRAMALVDRLVIGVAINKDKNPLFSLEERVAMVTSECAAITAKTGGEIQVHPFDNLLIHCARDVGASVIVRGLRAVADFEYEFQMVGMNRAMDANVETVFLMADARRQAIASRLVKEIARLGGDVSKFVTPDIDVALRERFA, encoded by the coding sequence ATGCGTATCGGCCTCTATCCCGGCACTTTTGACCCGATCACCCTGGGTCACATCGACATCATCCAGCGCGCCATGGCGCTGGTCGATCGTCTGGTGATCGGGGTGGCGATCAACAAGGACAAGAACCCGCTGTTCAGCCTTGAAGAGCGGGTGGCGATGGTCACGAGCGAATGCGCGGCCATCACCGCCAAGACCGGCGGCGAGATCCAGGTTCATCCCTTCGACAACCTCTTGATCCATTGCGCCCGCGATGTGGGCGCCTCGGTGATCGTGCGCGGGCTGCGGGCGGTGGCGGATTTCGAGTATGAATTCCAGATGGTCGGGATGAACCGGGCGATGGATGCCAACGTCGAGACGGTGTTCCTGATGGCCGATGCCCGGCGGCAGGCAATCGCCTCGCGGCTGGTGAAAGAGATCGCCCGGCTGGGGGGCGACGTGTCGAAATTCGTGACCCCCGATATCGACGTGGCCCTGCGCGAGCGCTTCGCCTGA
- a CDS encoding LysR family transcriptional regulator, with the protein MDWDDLRIFLAVARAESLSGAGRRLGLDASTMGRRIARLEASIGATLFLKTPQGYALTEEGARLMAPAEAAEQAVTAASEAASHETGIGGQLRIGAPDGCANYLLPQVARQLSDAHPGLEIQIVALPRVFNLSKREADMAIGVSPPETGRLVVQRLVDYRLHLAAHRDYLAASPPLTSRADLRHHRMIGYIPDLIFDRELDYLAETGVEAAAITSNSVSVQMQTIRAGAGMGIVHDFAIPFTPGVVPVLTDEISLTRSFWLLRHADDRASRRLSLLAEALAQALRREVTRLEALVRAELPSADLTARQKVKKISST; encoded by the coding sequence ATGGACTGGGACGATCTGCGCATATTCCTGGCCGTGGCGCGGGCCGAGAGCCTTTCGGGGGCGGGGCGGCGGCTGGGGCTGGATGCCTCGACCATGGGCCGGCGCATCGCGCGGCTGGAAGCCTCGATCGGGGCCACGCTGTTTCTGAAGACGCCGCAGGGCTATGCCCTGACCGAGGAGGGCGCGCGGCTGATGGCCCCGGCCGAGGCGGCCGAGCAGGCGGTCACCGCCGCCTCGGAAGCGGCCAGCCACGAAACCGGGATCGGGGGGCAGCTGCGCATCGGCGCGCCGGATGGCTGCGCGAACTACCTGCTGCCGCAGGTCGCCCGGCAACTTTCCGATGCCCATCCGGGGCTGGAAATCCAGATCGTCGCCCTGCCGCGGGTCTTCAACCTGTCGAAACGCGAGGCCGACATGGCCATCGGTGTCTCGCCCCCGGAAACCGGGCGGTTGGTGGTGCAGCGGCTGGTCGATTACCGGCTGCATCTGGCGGCACATCGGGACTACCTGGCCGCTAGCCCGCCGCTGACCAGCCGCGCCGATCTGCGCCACCATCGGATGATCGGCTATATTCCCGACCTGATCTTTGACCGCGAACTGGATTACCTGGCTGAAACCGGGGTCGAGGCGGCGGCGATCACCTCGAACTCGGTCTCGGTGCAGATGCAGACCATCCGCGCCGGGGCGGGGATGGGCATCGTCCATGATTTCGCCATTCCCTTCACCCCCGGAGTGGTGCCGGTTCTGACGGACGAGATTTCGCTGACCCGAAGCTTCTGGCTGCTGCGCCATGCCGATGACCGCGCCAGTCGTCGCCTGAGCCTCTTGGCCGAGGCGCTGGCGCAGGCTCTGAGGCGCGAAGTGACCCGTCTCGAGGCACTGGTTCGGGCCGAGCTACCATCGGCGGACTTGACGGCCCGCCAGAAGGTGAAAAAGATAAGTTCAACGTAA
- a CDS encoding CBS domain-containing protein encodes MLVNQLLSMKGDSGKPGVEGATIVTVKPTDTVADAVRVLSDLRIGAVVVSSDGKRPDGILSERDIVRQLGKNGAAVLDTPISDLMTKQVQTCTRSEDALVILDRMTKGRFRHLPVVDDEGNMLGVVSIGDAVSGRLKELAAEKEALTGMIMGN; translated from the coding sequence ATGCTGGTCAATCAACTGCTGTCCATGAAGGGCGATTCGGGGAAGCCGGGGGTCGAAGGCGCGACCATCGTGACGGTGAAGCCCACCGATACCGTCGCCGACGCCGTCCGCGTCCTGTCGGATCTACGCATCGGTGCCGTCGTCGTCTCGAGTGATGGCAAGCGCCCCGACGGCATCCTGTCCGAGCGTGACATCGTCCGCCAGCTGGGCAAGAACGGCGCGGCCGTGCTGGACACCCCGATCAGCGACCTGATGACGAAACAGGTGCAGACCTGCACCCGCTCCGAGGATGCGCTGGTGATTCTGGACCGCATGACCAAGGGCCGCTTCCGCCACCTGCCGGTGGTCGATGACGAGGGCAACATGCTGGGCGTGGTCTCGATCGGCGATGCCGTCAGCGGCCGGCTGAAGGAACTCGCCGCCGAGAAAGAGGCGCTGACCGGGATGATCATGGGCAACTGA